From Candidatus Cybelea sp., a single genomic window includes:
- a CDS encoding acyl-CoA dehydrogenase family protein — MKQLDAAPAFDDASFAALRDEIALYVAGRGEEWAQRIERDRHVPLELWDELRNRGFLSLAAPVEYGGRGIPFSRYLELIELFSMSHASIRMIVHVVNGTWRAMDRFATAQQRQSFILPSIQGELKVAFTLTEPTAGTGADLRCSVEREGDTYYLSGEKHLITFGTICDYWLLFARLAGTRGAEGTVALLVDRRSPGARVVEMDESMGVRGTDHGQLSFERTPVPVANRLGAEGQGLDIALGGFLTPSRISVAMSCVGLARRAQELAIEYARKRETFGKKLAQRQAIRFMIAENATDIEAARQLVLHAARQWEGGSGEATMLSSMSKLQAVDMLTRVTDRALQIHGGSGFWQPHAIERVYRDARAQRFEEGTNEIQKTVIARELLGSGGESA, encoded by the coding sequence TTGAAGCAGCTCGACGCAGCGCCCGCGTTCGACGACGCCTCGTTCGCCGCGCTTCGCGACGAGATCGCGCTTTACGTCGCCGGCCGCGGGGAAGAATGGGCGCAGCGCATCGAGCGTGACCGGCACGTCCCGCTCGAACTTTGGGACGAACTGCGCAACCGAGGCTTCCTTTCGCTGGCGGCGCCGGTCGAGTACGGAGGCCGGGGCATTCCGTTCTCGCGTTATCTCGAGCTCATCGAGCTTTTTTCGATGTCACACGCTTCGATTCGCATGATCGTTCACGTCGTCAACGGCACGTGGCGTGCGATGGACCGGTTCGCGACGGCGCAGCAGCGCCAGTCCTTCATTCTGCCATCGATCCAAGGCGAGCTGAAAGTCGCCTTCACCTTGACCGAGCCGACGGCGGGGACGGGAGCCGACCTTCGCTGCAGCGTCGAGCGCGAGGGCGATACGTACTACCTTAGCGGCGAAAAGCACCTGATCACGTTCGGAACGATCTGCGACTACTGGCTGCTCTTCGCGCGGCTTGCGGGAACGCGCGGCGCCGAAGGAACCGTCGCATTGCTCGTCGACCGCCGCTCGCCGGGCGCGCGGGTCGTCGAGATGGACGAGTCGATGGGCGTTCGCGGAACGGATCACGGGCAGCTGTCCTTCGAGCGGACCCCCGTTCCCGTTGCGAACCGGCTGGGAGCGGAGGGACAAGGTTTGGATATCGCGCTCGGCGGTTTTCTGACGCCAAGCCGGATCTCGGTCGCCATGAGCTGCGTCGGCCTCGCGCGACGGGCGCAGGAGCTCGCCATCGAGTACGCGCGCAAGCGGGAAACCTTCGGCAAAAAGCTCGCGCAGCGGCAGGCGATCCGCTTCATGATCGCCGAGAACGCGACCGATATCGAGGCGGCACGGCAACTCGTGCTGCACGCGGCTCGGCAATGGGAGGGCGGGAGCGGCGAGGCCACGATGCTATCGTCGATGTCGAAGCTGCAGGCCGTCGACATGCTGACGCGCGTGACCGATCGAGCGCTGCAAATTCATGGCGGCAGCGGGTTTTGGCAGCCCCACGCGATCGAGCGAGTCTACCGCGACGCGCGCGCGCAGCGATTCGAAGAGGGCACCAACGAAATTCAAAAAACCGTCATCGCCCGCGAGCTGCTCGGTTCCGGAGGGGAGAGCGCATGA
- the aroA gene encoding 3-phosphoshikimate 1-carboxyvinyltransferase, translating into MNLLVKGTSGPLTGEVEVPNSKYHAHRALILASLAPGTSRILGLSDARHVQFTMDVLRALGTKIEVEGQTLLVSGGPYRVKRKVVSVGSSGSTLYFMIGLASLADSPVTLTAQKYFRRRPVGPLLDALAQLGVRFESAAGCPPIAISPSRPRGGTIVIPGTLSQWISGVLLLAPFATQSTTIEVEGELNERPYIALTVEMMRAFNLHVRISPDWRRFDVEPGQEARPATVALPPDIGSAAFGLAVTALHPSDVLFRGLQELPGELPDHPEGAFMEIVREMGLPIEYDTHAHAVRVRHDGIELRGVRVDCRDIPDMLPILSTLGTFAKGQTVLENIAHVRLKESDRVAAMLQLNRMGGHLELHDDRLVAHGVSQLFGAHLSSFNDHRILMSLAVAASRAEGQSTLTYPNAYRISYPRFLDAMRSIGVAMATSDTPANARLAGGKNAPAIPKPDRAAALTINELLNRNAKESPVGLAVVETREGSDVALTWEELLERVERTATLLLNLGVRYGERVAYQLPNQLEFVIISLAVLRIGAVCCPLMPIFREREIAFCLRRSRARVLFVPDEARGRRHAGEVASMLGETRVFSGDLPLRLEHVVVCAGGRKPYALPVQEYDDESVHWLRYQDALRTTQIDRAALDARVSDPRAIAQLLFTSGTSGEPKGVLHRNDVLMRAAAMEVEHLGLGAQDRIFIPSPLAHQTGFLYGMWLALVMGVAQIVQPVWNASRALRALNDWDGTFVQAATPFLADLLHAVESGERAPAALRIFVATGAAVPRGMAERATRVLGTAVCGAWGTTESCLGSLAAPTDEPAKVWGTDGRALRGIELRITDAQGRRLPAGQEGHFEVHSPTMFVGYADHPEWTAAAYTPDGWFKTGDLGIIDEAGYIRITGRVRDVINRGGEKIPVAEMEQLLSDHPAIAEIAIVAMPDPRLGERACAFAALHEGSRFDFDQMQHYLYACQASKHYWPERLEIVDALPRTPSGKVQKYLLRERARELRAYERDKANVS; encoded by the coding sequence ATGAATCTACTCGTCAAAGGAACGAGCGGGCCGCTGACCGGTGAGGTCGAGGTACCGAACTCGAAATATCACGCGCACCGGGCGCTCATTCTGGCATCGCTCGCGCCGGGAACGAGCCGGATACTCGGGCTTTCCGACGCTCGCCACGTGCAGTTCACGATGGACGTGCTGCGGGCGTTAGGGACGAAGATCGAAGTCGAAGGGCAAACGCTGCTCGTCTCCGGCGGCCCGTATCGCGTGAAGCGCAAGGTCGTTTCAGTCGGCAGCTCCGGCTCGACGCTCTACTTCATGATCGGCTTGGCATCCCTGGCCGACTCGCCGGTAACGTTGACGGCACAGAAGTACTTCCGCCGCCGTCCGGTGGGACCGCTGCTCGATGCGCTCGCGCAGCTGGGCGTTCGCTTCGAATCCGCCGCCGGCTGTCCACCGATTGCGATCTCGCCGAGCCGGCCGCGGGGCGGGACGATCGTCATCCCGGGCACGCTCTCTCAATGGATATCCGGAGTGTTGCTGCTGGCTCCCTTCGCGACGCAATCCACGACGATCGAAGTCGAAGGCGAGCTCAACGAACGCCCGTACATCGCGCTGACCGTCGAGATGATGCGCGCTTTCAATCTTCACGTCCGCATCTCGCCGGATTGGCGACGCTTCGACGTCGAGCCGGGCCAGGAGGCGCGCCCCGCGACCGTCGCGCTGCCGCCGGATATCGGCTCGGCGGCCTTTGGGCTCGCGGTCACCGCACTCCATCCCTCCGACGTGCTCTTTCGCGGACTGCAAGAGCTCCCGGGTGAGCTTCCCGACCACCCCGAGGGGGCGTTTATGGAGATCGTTCGGGAAATGGGCCTCCCGATCGAATACGACACGCACGCCCACGCGGTGCGCGTGCGCCACGACGGAATCGAATTGCGGGGCGTGCGCGTCGACTGCCGCGACATTCCCGACATGCTGCCGATCCTCTCGACGCTCGGTACGTTCGCGAAAGGGCAGACGGTGCTCGAGAACATCGCACACGTCCGCCTCAAAGAGTCGGATCGCGTCGCGGCGATGCTGCAGCTCAACCGCATGGGCGGACACCTCGAGCTCCACGACGACCGGCTGGTGGCGCACGGCGTTTCGCAGCTTTTCGGAGCCCACCTGTCGTCGTTCAACGATCACCGGATTCTGATGTCGCTGGCGGTCGCGGCCTCGCGCGCGGAGGGTCAGAGCACGCTGACGTACCCAAACGCGTACCGGATCTCGTATCCGCGCTTTCTCGACGCGATGCGCAGCATCGGCGTTGCGATGGCGACGTCGGACACCCCCGCGAACGCCCGCCTCGCGGGCGGCAAGAACGCACCCGCGATCCCGAAACCCGACCGTGCTGCCGCGCTGACGATCAACGAGCTGCTCAATCGCAACGCAAAAGAGTCGCCCGTCGGCCTCGCCGTCGTCGAAACCCGCGAAGGAAGTGACGTCGCCCTTACGTGGGAAGAGCTGCTCGAACGCGTCGAACGCACGGCGACCCTGCTGCTCAACCTCGGCGTGCGCTACGGTGAACGCGTCGCCTATCAACTGCCCAACCAGCTGGAGTTCGTCATCATCTCCTTGGCGGTGCTGCGCATCGGCGCGGTCTGCTGCCCGTTGATGCCGATCTTTCGTGAGCGCGAAATTGCGTTCTGCCTGCGGCGGTCGCGCGCGCGCGTCCTGTTCGTACCCGATGAGGCGCGCGGGCGCCGGCACGCCGGCGAGGTTGCTTCGATGCTCGGGGAGACGCGCGTCTTCAGCGGGGACCTTCCGCTGCGGCTCGAGCACGTCGTCGTCTGCGCCGGCGGCCGCAAGCCGTACGCGTTACCCGTGCAAGAGTACGACGACGAATCGGTTCACTGGCTACGCTATCAGGATGCACTGCGAACGACTCAGATTGACCGGGCCGCGCTCGACGCGCGGGTCAGCGATCCTCGGGCGATCGCGCAGCTGCTGTTTACGTCCGGTACGTCGGGTGAACCAAAAGGCGTACTGCACCGTAACGACGTCCTCATGCGCGCCGCCGCGATGGAAGTCGAGCACCTGGGCCTCGGAGCGCAAGACCGGATCTTCATCCCCTCGCCGCTCGCGCACCAGACCGGCTTTCTCTACGGCATGTGGCTCGCGCTCGTGATGGGCGTCGCGCAGATCGTTCAGCCGGTCTGGAATGCATCGCGCGCGCTGCGCGCGCTCAACGATTGGGACGGGACCTTCGTGCAGGCGGCAACGCCGTTTTTGGCGGACCTCCTGCACGCCGTCGAAAGCGGAGAGCGCGCGCCGGCGGCCTTGAGAATCTTCGTCGCGACCGGTGCCGCCGTGCCGCGGGGCATGGCCGAACGCGCGACGCGCGTTCTCGGCACCGCAGTCTGCGGCGCTTGGGGTACCACCGAATCGTGTCTGGGATCGCTCGCGGCTCCTACCGACGAGCCGGCGAAGGTCTGGGGAACCGACGGCCGCGCCTTGCGCGGAATCGAGTTGCGCATCACCGACGCGCAAGGGCGCAGGCTCCCGGCCGGTCAGGAAGGGCACTTCGAGGTGCACTCGCCGACGATGTTCGTCGGCTACGCCGATCATCCCGAATGGACGGCCGCCGCCTATACGCCCGACGGGTGGTTCAAGACCGGCGATCTCGGAATCATCGACGAAGCCGGATACATCCGGATCACCGGACGCGTGCGCGACGTCATCAATCGCGGCGGCGAAAAAATTCCGGTCGCGGAGATGGAACAGCTGTTGAGCGACCATCCGGCGATCGCGGAGATCGCCATCGTCGCCATGCCCGATCCGCGTCTCGGCGAGCGCGCCTGTGCATTCGCCGCGCTGCATGAGGGATCTCGCTTTGACTTCGATCAGATGCAGCACTATCTGTACGCCTGCCAAGCCTCCAAGCACTATTGGCCCGAACGTCTCGAGATCGTCGACGCGCTGCCCCGCACCCCGTCGGGTAAGGTGCAGAAATATCTGCTTCGCGAGCGCGCGCGCGAGCTGCGAGCCTACGAGCGCGACAAGGCGAACGTTTCTTGA
- the msrB gene encoding peptide-methionine (R)-S-oxide reductase MsrB — protein MKRTEFLTAAATLAFAGCVARGSAAQQTYGVARTDAQWRALLGDDRYCILRQGGTEPAFSSALIAENRAGVYRCAGCALALFSSKTKYDSGDGWPSFWDVLPNATRTQADYALVEQRTELHCRQCGGHLGHIFDDGPAPTHLRYCIDGLALRFVPA, from the coding sequence GTGAAACGCACCGAGTTTCTGACCGCGGCAGCCACGCTCGCCTTTGCCGGCTGCGTGGCTCGCGGATCCGCCGCGCAGCAAACCTACGGCGTAGCGCGCACCGATGCGCAATGGCGCGCCCTGCTCGGTGACGATCGCTACTGCATTCTTCGCCAGGGGGGAACCGAGCCGGCCTTCTCGAGCGCGCTGATCGCCGAAAATCGAGCCGGAGTCTATCGCTGCGCAGGCTGCGCCCTGGCACTCTTCTCCTCGAAGACGAAGTACGACAGCGGCGACGGATGGCCGTCGTTCTGGGACGTCCTGCCCAACGCAACGCGAACGCAAGCCGATTACGCGCTCGTCGAGCAGCGCACCGAGCTGCACTGCCGGCAATGCGGAGGCCATCTCGGGCATATCTTCGACGACGGTCCGGCGCCCACACACCTGCGATACTGCATCGACGGTCTCGCCCTTCGCTTCGTCCCGGCGTAA
- a CDS encoding beta-ketoacyl-[acyl-carrier-protein] synthase family protein, producing MEHVAVTGVGVVSPIGTGAHDFWRSLLIGKRAVGPMRSPLPRLSGNRFWAAVPDSFLAPNALDATVLRNTDRFTQYALIATAQAMEGARLDAPPSRTGVIIGNTMGGFPLVAEAQTRLLESGGRNVTPKLMALVIPNMPSALIAMRWKLHGPQLAISTACASSLDAIGLAAGMIERGEIDAAVAGGTETLLSPLVYESLVRAGALSRNSDATLASRPFDVDRDGFVMGDGAAVVVLERLERADRRGAHVLARIRGYGSLADAHHITSPDPSARFEVQTMRDAMDSAQEAGESCDVVYAHATGTIVGDAAEATAIDAAFANRRPVVTSIKGHVGHSMASAGAMCVVAGIAGMHESQIPPTMGTKRIDPAARFDLVIGEPRARAYSAFQVNAFGFGGQNASLVVSR from the coding sequence GTGGAGCATGTTGCGGTAACCGGAGTAGGGGTCGTCTCGCCCATCGGCACCGGGGCACACGACTTTTGGCGAAGCCTTCTCATCGGCAAGCGTGCAGTCGGCCCGATGCGCTCGCCGCTCCCGAGGCTCTCGGGAAATCGATTCTGGGCGGCGGTCCCCGACAGTTTTCTCGCACCCAACGCGCTCGATGCGACCGTCCTGCGCAATACCGACCGCTTCACACAGTACGCACTAATCGCCACGGCGCAAGCGATGGAAGGCGCTCGCCTCGATGCGCCGCCCTCTCGCACCGGTGTCATCATCGGTAATACGATGGGCGGCTTTCCGCTCGTCGCCGAGGCTCAGACACGGCTGCTCGAGTCGGGGGGCCGCAACGTGACTCCGAAACTCATGGCGCTGGTCATACCGAATATGCCAAGCGCGCTGATCGCAATGCGCTGGAAGCTTCACGGACCACAACTCGCAATCAGCACGGCGTGCGCATCTTCACTCGACGCGATCGGCCTGGCGGCCGGGATGATCGAGCGCGGCGAGATCGACGCCGCAGTCGCCGGGGGGACCGAAACGCTGCTGAGCCCGCTGGTTTACGAAAGCCTCGTACGTGCCGGCGCGCTCTCGCGCAATTCCGACGCGACGCTCGCGTCGCGCCCGTTCGACGTCGACCGCGACGGATTCGTAATGGGCGACGGCGCGGCGGTCGTTGTTTTGGAGCGGCTCGAGCGGGCGGATCGGCGCGGCGCGCACGTGCTCGCGCGCATTCGCGGGTACGGTTCGCTGGCCGACGCCCACCACATCACCTCGCCCGATCCATCGGCCCGCTTCGAAGTCCAGACGATGCGCGACGCAATGGATTCCGCGCAGGAAGCCGGTGAAAGCTGCGACGTCGTCTACGCCCACGCGACCGGGACGATCGTCGGCGACGCTGCCGAAGCAACGGCGATCGACGCAGCGTTCGCAAATCGGCGGCCGGTTGTAACCTCGATCAAAGGACACGTCGGCCACAGCATGGCCAGCGCCGGGGCTATGTGCGTCGTCGCGGGCATCGCGGGAATGCACGAATCGCAGATTCCCCCGACGATGGGAACCAAACGAATCGATCCCGCCGCGCGCTTCGACTTGGTGATCGGGGAGCCGCGAGCGCGCGCCTACTCTGCCTTTCAAGTGAACGCGTTCGGCTTCGGCGGTCAAAACGCGTCGCTGGTCGTCTCTCGATGA
- a CDS encoding FAD-dependent oxidoreductase, with the protein MFEHALEAGSIGTLRLANRIVMGSMHLGIESDGKALAAFYAQRAAGGAGLIVTGGSCVNLAGAGGRNYSFINDPASHGPLLQAVEAVHRAGGRIALQLFHAGRYAYRSSFGIQPVAPSAIPSRFSPDPPRALSDAEILETIGDFAQGATRARELGFDAVEVMASEGYLLNQFLSPLTNRRDDAWGGDFFRRMRFPREVLRAIRSAAGSTYPVIFRISGTDLMAGSTTPAQTLEFARALNSDGVDALNVGIGWHESSIPTVQQMVPSGTWIRFAARVKCATAELPVIASNRINDLAAANAVIAAGSADFVSMARPFLSDARIVAKSAAGRAALVNTCIACNQACIDRSLIDAPVSCMVNPRAAHELEFPERAAQDSQRRRFAVIGGGPAGMESARALAALGHEVVLFEAEPELGGQFRMARRIPGKGDFNETLRYYANELARLGVEIRLGERCRDARALKGFAGLILAAGVVPRRITLRGSDLPHVINYADLLLGNADAGPRVAIVGAGGIGVDVAHYLSFGETGASESTRFLYEQSLAALEDGTLIVTGRKQVALLRRGRPIGQHIGKTTRWAVLAALRAAGVDSFVNVEYDAIVPGGIRFRDADGIARFVEADSVVIAAGQERNDSLLPEIQRLGVPYRVVGGAKEATELDAVRAFDEGLRAAYELG; encoded by the coding sequence TTGTTCGAGCACGCGCTCGAGGCCGGATCGATCGGCACGCTGCGGCTTGCAAATCGCATCGTGATGGGTTCGATGCACCTCGGCATCGAGTCGGACGGCAAGGCACTTGCCGCCTTTTATGCGCAGCGCGCCGCCGGCGGCGCCGGGCTCATCGTGACCGGCGGCTCGTGCGTCAATTTAGCCGGAGCCGGCGGACGAAACTATAGCTTCATCAACGATCCGGCTTCGCACGGGCCGTTGCTGCAAGCGGTCGAAGCGGTGCACCGCGCGGGCGGGCGCATCGCGCTTCAGCTTTTCCACGCCGGGCGCTACGCCTATCGGTCGTCGTTCGGCATCCAACCGGTTGCGCCGTCCGCGATACCGTCACGCTTCTCTCCCGATCCGCCGCGCGCGCTGAGCGACGCCGAGATACTCGAGACGATCGGCGACTTCGCCCAGGGCGCTACGCGCGCGCGCGAACTCGGATTCGACGCCGTCGAGGTGATGGCGTCCGAAGGCTATCTGCTCAATCAGTTTCTCTCACCGCTAACGAACCGGCGCGACGACGCATGGGGCGGAGACTTTTTCCGGCGCATGCGCTTCCCGCGGGAGGTCCTGCGCGCGATCCGCAGCGCTGCCGGCAGCACGTATCCAGTCATCTTTCGCATTTCGGGCACCGACTTGATGGCCGGATCGACGACCCCCGCGCAGACCCTCGAGTTCGCGCGCGCCCTGAACAGTGACGGCGTCGACGCACTTAACGTCGGCATCGGCTGGCACGAGTCGTCGATCCCGACCGTCCAGCAGATGGTTCCAAGCGGTACCTGGATACGCTTTGCGGCACGCGTCAAATGCGCCACTGCGGAGTTGCCGGTCATCGCCAGCAATCGCATCAACGACTTAGCTGCGGCGAATGCCGTCATCGCAGCGGGAAGCGCGGACTTCGTTTCGATGGCACGTCCGTTTCTGTCCGACGCGCGCATCGTCGCCAAGTCCGCCGCCGGTCGAGCGGCCTTGGTCAATACCTGCATTGCGTGCAATCAAGCCTGCATCGACCGGTCGCTAATCGACGCTCCGGTCTCGTGCATGGTCAACCCCCGTGCCGCGCACGAACTCGAGTTTCCCGAGCGGGCAGCGCAGGATTCGCAGCGGCGGCGTTTTGCCGTGATCGGCGGGGGACCGGCGGGCATGGAGAGCGCGCGCGCGCTCGCCGCTCTCGGACATGAAGTCGTCCTCTTCGAAGCCGAACCGGAGCTTGGCGGACAGTTCCGTATGGCGCGACGCATCCCGGGCAAAGGGGACTTCAACGAAACGCTTCGCTATTACGCGAACGAGCTCGCGCGGCTGGGCGTTGAAATACGCTTGGGCGAACGCTGCCGCGACGCTCGCGCGCTCAAAGGGTTCGCGGGACTGATCCTCGCGGCCGGAGTCGTACCGCGGCGGATAACGCTCCGGGGCAGCGACCTTCCGCACGTCATCAACTACGCCGATCTCCTGCTCGGCAACGCCGACGCCGGGCCGCGAGTGGCAATCGTCGGGGCCGGCGGAATCGGGGTCGACGTCGCACACTACCTGAGCTTCGGAGAGACCGGCGCCTCCGAAAGCACGCGCTTTCTCTACGAGCAGAGTTTGGCCGCGCTCGAAGACGGAACGCTGATCGTCACCGGACGAAAGCAAGTCGCGCTGCTTCGGCGCGGGCGCCCGATCGGCCAGCACATCGGCAAGACGACGCGCTGGGCGGTCCTTGCGGCGCTGCGCGCCGCCGGTGTCGACAGCTTCGTCAATGTCGAATACGACGCGATCGTCCCGGGAGGCATTCGTTTTCGCGACGCCGATGGGATCGCTCGCTTCGTCGAGGCCGACAGCGTCGTGATCGCCGCCGGCCAAGAACGCAACGATTCGCTGTTGCCCGAGATCCAGCGGCTCGGAGTTCCATATCGCGTCGTCGGCGGCGCAAAAGAGGCAACGGAGCTGGACGCGGTACGCGCCTTCGACGAGGGACTGCGCGCCGCGTACGAGCTGGGCTAG
- a CDS encoding ABC transporter permease, with amino-acid sequence MSTLGLVRAHVKVQFLDLLRWPGYVVPTVVFPAMFYVLFDLPFARRNAEVADTTALGFIAFAIVGVTLYQFGVGIAQERGRPWERYLRTLPVGAGVRLCSRIVTAVLFGLITAAVVAAVARALTPIDLRLLQWLQVLLFSMAGGVPFVLIGVSIGYWTSARAAVPIATACNLLLAYAGGLWIPPQYLPDFVQRISPYLPTRMFADLLWSVTGTGRAPAALAGLALYTLIFAAVATIGYRRDERKRYA; translated from the coding sequence ATGAGCACTCTTGGACTCGTCCGCGCGCATGTGAAGGTGCAATTCCTCGACCTGCTGCGCTGGCCCGGATACGTCGTTCCAACCGTCGTCTTTCCGGCGATGTTTTACGTCCTGTTCGATCTGCCGTTCGCCCGCAGGAACGCCGAGGTCGCCGATACGACGGCGCTTGGCTTTATCGCGTTCGCGATCGTCGGCGTAACGCTGTATCAGTTTGGCGTCGGCATTGCCCAGGAACGCGGACGGCCTTGGGAGCGTTACCTTCGCACGCTGCCCGTCGGCGCGGGGGTGCGGCTCTGCAGCCGAATCGTGACCGCGGTGCTCTTCGGATTGATCACCGCTGCCGTCGTGGCCGCCGTCGCGCGGGCGCTGACGCCGATCGATCTGCGCCTGCTGCAATGGCTGCAGGTATTACTCTTTTCGATGGCCGGCGGCGTGCCGTTCGTGCTGATCGGAGTCTCGATCGGCTACTGGACCTCTGCGCGCGCCGCGGTACCGATCGCCACGGCCTGCAACCTGTTGCTCGCCTATGCGGGCGGACTCTGGATTCCGCCGCAATACCTGCCGGATTTCGTGCAGCGGATCTCGCCGTATCTTCCGACGCGGATGTTCGCGGATCTGTTGTGGAGCGTCACCGGGACCGGGCGTGCGCCGGCTGCTCTGGCGGGGCTGGCGCTCTACACGCTGATCTTTGCCGCCGTCGCGACGATCGGATACCGCCGCGACGAGCGAAAGCGTTACGCTTAG
- the aroF gene encoding 3-deoxy-7-phosphoheptulonate synthase — translation MERGVNVPQSYRLVRRDARAQRTIVRLRSGATFGGEEVTICAGPCGVESEEQLEQAARAVAAAGANVLRGGAYKPRTSPYSFQGLGEKALKMLREAGDRHGLGVVTEVLDPRDVEKVAGYADMLQIGTRNMQNFPLLREVGATRTPVLLKRGLSATVQEWLLAAEYVMLGGNESVVLCERGVRSFDVATRNLLDISVVPLLEEMTHLPVIVDPSHAVGIARLVPPIAIASIAAGAHGLLIEVHPDPPNALSDGAQSLDCEQFDQLMRKLERIAEFAGRRLPPRPSAKSADSRKTDGEVRSSKSGVRLA, via the coding sequence GTGGAGCGAGGGGTAAACGTACCGCAATCGTACCGGCTGGTCCGCCGGGACGCGCGCGCGCAGCGCACGATCGTGCGGCTGCGCAGCGGGGCGACCTTCGGAGGCGAGGAGGTCACGATCTGCGCCGGGCCGTGCGGCGTCGAGTCGGAGGAACAGCTCGAGCAGGCTGCGCGCGCAGTAGCGGCCGCGGGCGCGAATGTTTTGCGCGGCGGCGCCTACAAGCCGCGAACCTCTCCCTACTCATTTCAGGGTCTGGGTGAAAAGGCTCTGAAGATGCTGCGCGAGGCCGGGGATCGCCATGGCCTCGGCGTCGTAACGGAGGTCCTCGATCCACGCGATGTCGAGAAGGTGGCCGGCTACGCCGACATGCTGCAGATCGGCACTCGCAACATGCAAAACTTTCCGCTGCTGCGTGAAGTCGGCGCGACGAGGACGCCTGTGCTGCTCAAGCGCGGCCTCTCCGCGACGGTTCAAGAATGGCTTCTCGCGGCCGAGTACGTGATGCTCGGCGGCAACGAGAGCGTCGTGCTCTGCGAACGCGGAGTGCGCTCCTTCGACGTGGCGACGCGCAATCTGCTCGACATCTCGGTGGTGCCGCTGCTCGAAGAGATGACGCACCTGCCGGTGATCGTCGATCCTTCGCACGCCGTGGGGATCGCGCGGCTGGTCCCGCCGATTGCGATCGCGAGCATCGCTGCCGGCGCACACGGGCTGCTGATCGAGGTCCACCCCGATCCGCCCAACGCCCTATCGGACGGCGCGCAATCGCTCGACTGCGAACAGTTCGATCAGTTAATGCGCAAGTTGGAACGGATCGCCGAGTTTGCGGGGCGTAGGCTGCCGCCGCGTCCTTCCGCGAAATCCGCCGACTCGCGCAAAACCGACGGCGAGGTCCGATCGAGCAAAAGCGGCGTCAGACTCGCGTAA
- a CDS encoding SDR family oxidoreductase has protein sequence MNRRFEGKVALVTGSSRGIGRALALTLARDGATLVINYNRNAQLAQEAVAEIEALGTRAIAVQANMEEPEQIERLFESVHGEYGRLDHFVSNAAASSFKKIQELKAHNLDRSYALNVRAFVLGAQRAIELMNDGGRIVALSSYGSMRAYPTYANLGSNKAAVEAWVRYMAVEFAPRGINVNAVNGGLIDTESCAYFYENVAGMAPIEGVLSKIPKARMGTPQEVADTIAFLLAPESEYITGQTICVDGGLSVIAPPFFADTSPPLSL, from the coding sequence ATGAACCGTCGTTTCGAAGGAAAGGTTGCGCTGGTGACCGGGAGTTCGCGCGGGATCGGCCGCGCGCTCGCGCTAACGCTCGCGCGCGACGGCGCGACGCTGGTCATCAACTACAATCGCAACGCGCAGCTCGCGCAGGAAGCGGTAGCGGAAATCGAGGCGCTGGGTACGCGCGCGATCGCGGTCCAAGCCAATATGGAGGAGCCCGAGCAGATCGAGCGCCTCTTCGAGAGCGTGCACGGCGAATACGGCCGTCTCGATCATTTCGTGTCCAACGCAGCGGCCAGCTCGTTCAAGAAAATCCAGGAGCTAAAAGCTCACAATCTCGACCGGTCGTACGCGCTCAACGTGCGGGCCTTCGTGCTGGGCGCGCAGCGCGCGATCGAGCTGATGAACGACGGCGGACGCATCGTGGCGCTCTCGAGCTACGGCAGCATGCGAGCCTATCCGACGTATGCAAATCTCGGCTCGAACAAAGCCGCGGTCGAAGCCTGGGTTCGCTACATGGCCGTTGAGTTCGCGCCGCGCGGCATCAACGTCAACGCGGTCAACGGCGGCCTCATCGACACCGAGTCGTGTGCCTACTTTTATGAGAACGTCGCGGGAATGGCTCCGATCGAAGGCGTGCTCTCCAAGATCCCAAAGGCGCGGATGGGCACGCCGCAGGAGGTTGCCGACACGATCGCGTTCCTGCTCGCGCCCGAATCGGAGTACATCACCGGGCAAACGATCTGCGTCGACGGGGGCCTGAGCGTAATCGCCCCGCCCTTCTTCGCAGATACGTCACCGCCGCTCTCGCTTTAG